A window of the Janthinobacterium agaricidamnosum NBRC 102515 = DSM 9628 genome harbors these coding sequences:
- a CDS encoding energy transducer TonB codes for MSKNKRFASVAAALLVSVSSAAFAAEVPASFDSKNCKADYPKASLMNEEQGTVSMSFLVNADGSVAESKVEKSSGFKNLDKAAIKALSACKFKPGTKDGSAAQTWTKVDYAWKLD; via the coding sequence ATGTCTAAAAATAAGCGTTTTGCGAGTGTAGCGGCAGCGTTGCTGGTTTCTGTCTCCTCCGCAGCATTTGCGGCTGAAGTTCCTGCCAGTTTCGATTCAAAGAATTGCAAGGCCGATTATCCGAAAGCTTCGTTGATGAATGAAGAGCAAGGCACGGTCTCGATGAGCTTCCTGGTCAATGCCGATGGCAGCGTGGCGGAATCGAAAGTGGAAAAGAGCAGCGGTTTCAAGAACCTCGACAAGGCCGCCATCAAGGCGCTCAGCGCTTGCAAATTCAAGCCGGGCACCAAGGATGGCAGCGCGGCGCAGACCTGGACCAAGGTGGATTACGCCTGGAAGTTGGACTGA
- a CDS encoding FxDxF family PEP-CTERM protein, which produces MKISPVLLTVFAFSALVAAGSASAANTPATPLVPANPNLVVNGSFEANTFNGSFTQLSAVNGWTSSNGVFELQKGANQGGISGFMPNAADGIQYLELNNNNLSSVSQNLATKAGGLYSLSFSFAGRPDTPNQLPSLINVYWGNTLLNPSPLVGTDTGSWQNFSLSTLTAQGALTSLRFESVGPTGAPTFGSYLDNVTVTAVPEPESYAMLLPGLALVGFMARRKKAA; this is translated from the coding sequence ATGAAAATCTCACCCGTACTGTTGACCGTCTTCGCATTCAGCGCCCTGGTCGCAGCAGGCAGCGCCAGCGCCGCCAACACCCCGGCAACCCCGCTCGTTCCAGCCAATCCGAACCTGGTCGTCAACGGCAGTTTTGAAGCGAATACTTTCAACGGTTCGTTCACCCAGCTGAGCGCGGTGAACGGCTGGACTTCGTCGAATGGCGTGTTTGAATTGCAAAAAGGCGCAAACCAGGGCGGCATCAGCGGTTTCATGCCAAACGCGGCCGATGGCATTCAATATCTGGAATTGAACAACAACAACCTGTCGTCGGTATCGCAAAACCTGGCCACCAAGGCTGGCGGTCTGTACTCGCTGTCGTTTTCTTTCGCCGGCCGTCCGGACACCCCGAACCAGCTGCCTAGCCTGATAAACGTGTACTGGGGCAATACCCTGCTGAATCCGTCGCCGCTGGTCGGCACCGATACCGGCAGCTGGCAAAATTTCAGCCTGAGCACGCTGACGGCGCAAGGTGCGCTGACGTCGCTGCGCTTTGAGTCGGTCGGCCCGACCGGCGCGCCGACCTTCGGCTCCTACCTCGACAACGTGACCGTGACCGCCGTGCCGGAACCGGAAAGCTACGCGATGCTGCTGCCGGGCCTGGCCTTGGTCGGTTTCATGGCGCGCCGTAAAAAAGCGGCCTGA
- a CDS encoding T6SS phospholipase effector Tle1-like catalytic domain-containing protein, producing MNAEQIQFANIPELFKTRSVDRPLNSREIMQRAKAISTNNYKPRELKCTGQIFIGIFFDGTGNNEDIDYLQVKNLPAKQKHSNVVRLFHAYPDHLMRGTSKYYRYYIPGVGTNFPEIGDNGGMLGTGASWNGEPRLIWGLTRIFNAISDYVYGDVLISTEKSGNIANNTGGIGSIAFHREHVFKSYWAGELKKRISRRTDGRPAPEQINLSIYGFSRGAAEARAFVNWLYAICDEKDDAYTFCDIPLRIEFLGIFDTVASVGIAGGFSNGLLGSEGHQSWASNNMQVHRGVESCLHIVAAHEVRATFPLDSVRVDGVYPNNVKEYVYPGAHSDIGGGYSIDAQGKTDALARIPGFEMYCAALIAGSPFFNLKELAKKFVNALVPTQATIDIFKNYCSVAAVQPGPVETMMQQHMGHYFNYRYHARHDPVNNPKVTSYIKRQFYKKAIAEQEFLRDTQQHFIAILAGVATDLEKIMANEKSYDQYVSQPFVSTGSYIPSIAIVKYGLKATPRISVLRDVLDNGDRDRLAHGLPEKLKKWRKWLPQNLSPELSDADAPERDVLKVVATLSDEPQPPEVVEFFDHWVHDSIAGLAKDKVNEFLLNGIGIAKFRRVYFGDRGDAMLRDAAAQLNKERMAAIESKRKILRQQHLEAAEYQRTRPTW from the coding sequence ATGAATGCTGAGCAAATTCAGTTTGCTAATATTCCCGAATTATTTAAAACACGTAGCGTGGATCGACCACTAAATAGCCGAGAAATTATGCAACGTGCAAAGGCTATTTCGACGAATAATTACAAACCTAGAGAATTAAAATGTACTGGGCAAATTTTCATTGGTATTTTTTTTGATGGAACAGGAAACAATGAAGATATAGATTATCTTCAAGTTAAAAATTTACCAGCAAAACAAAAGCATAGCAATGTGGTTCGCCTCTTTCACGCTTACCCTGATCATCTTATGCGTGGAACCTCAAAATACTATCGTTATTACATTCCTGGTGTTGGAACAAATTTCCCGGAAATTGGGGATAACGGTGGTATGCTCGGAACGGGAGCGTCATGGAATGGTGAGCCTAGACTCATATGGGGATTAACAAGAATTTTTAATGCTATTAGCGATTATGTTTATGGTGATGTTTTAATTTCAACTGAAAAATCGGGAAATATTGCTAACAATACAGGTGGTATCGGATCCATCGCATTTCATAGAGAACATGTATTTAAATCTTACTGGGCTGGGGAATTAAAGAAAAGAATTTCTAGGCGAACTGATGGGCGGCCAGCTCCGGAGCAGATTAATTTATCTATTTATGGATTTTCACGTGGAGCGGCAGAAGCACGCGCATTCGTGAATTGGTTATATGCTATCTGTGATGAAAAGGATGATGCTTATACATTTTGCGATATTCCTTTACGCATCGAATTTTTAGGAATATTTGATACTGTAGCATCAGTCGGTATCGCGGGAGGTTTTAGTAATGGTTTGTTGGGATCCGAGGGGCACCAGTCTTGGGCAAGTAATAATATGCAAGTGCACAGGGGAGTGGAGAGTTGTCTTCATATAGTGGCTGCGCATGAAGTTCGGGCTACATTTCCCTTAGATTCAGTACGCGTTGATGGTGTATACCCAAATAATGTTAAAGAGTATGTGTACCCTGGTGCCCATTCTGATATCGGTGGTGGTTATAGTATTGATGCACAAGGGAAGACTGATGCTTTGGCACGTATTCCTGGTTTTGAAATGTATTGCGCAGCACTTATTGCTGGTTCTCCATTTTTTAACTTGAAAGAATTAGCAAAAAAATTCGTAAACGCTCTTGTGCCAACTCAAGCCACAATAGATATTTTTAAGAATTATTGCTCCGTAGCGGCAGTACAGCCTGGACCGGTGGAGACGATGATGCAGCAACACATGGGACATTATTTTAATTATCGTTATCATGCACGTCATGATCCGGTGAATAATCCCAAGGTCACCAGCTATATCAAGCGACAGTTTTATAAAAAAGCCATTGCTGAACAAGAATTTTTGCGTGATACCCAGCAACATTTTATTGCCATTTTGGCTGGTGTTGCAACTGATCTAGAAAAAATCATGGCTAATGAAAAGTCATACGATCAGTATGTGTCACAGCCTTTTGTTTCCACTGGTTCGTATATCCCAAGCATTGCGATTGTCAAATATGGATTGAAGGCAACTCCGCGTATTTCGGTGCTGAGGGATGTTTTGGATAATGGCGACAGGGACCGATTGGCTCATGGTCTCCCTGAAAAACTCAAAAAATGGCGAAAGTGGCTGCCACAGAACCTATCCCCAGAGCTTTCCGATGCTGATGCTCCAGAGCGTGATGTATTGAAAGTGGTTGCCACATTGTCCGATGAGCCCCAGCCACCCGAAGTGGTCGAGTTTTTCGATCACTGGGTGCATGATTCGATTGCTGGTCTGGCAAAAGACAAAGTGAACGAGTTCTTGCTCAACGGAATAGGTATCGCGAAGTTCAGGCGTGTGTATTTTGGTGACCGTGGCGATGCCATGTTGCGTGATGCTGCCGCTCAATTGAATAAAGAGCGTATGGCGGCCATTGAGTCGAAAAGAAAGATATTGAGGCAGCAACACCTTGAAGCCGCTGAGTACCAGCGTACCCGGCCAACCTGGTAG
- a CDS encoding DUF4123 domain-containing protein gives MYFAIDTPDANCPVLIAQQLQEVRTTDETAPLHLLALVDGAFDEALFTERYRNRLPRQSLYAHTALQSFGNASPHVLAAPAGDEAQAAWLQRLFEICAGKPMLSIIASRLDVAAFAQHLRPYLIAITPDTVEWPVRWGDTRILPALLAALTQAQHSHLLSPVYRWWSVRRDGGLISWQGAGDIQPTDAGFDKLPLSDSAFAALVDAAEADAVLANLHDTQPDLFHSSSPAECHARVARHLTLASASGIEAAGPRQHFSALALMLADDFSAHPAMANLLRRTRQGANYLTEIDTLPEDFWQARTTVSSI, from the coding sequence ATGTACTTTGCCATTGATACTCCCGATGCAAACTGTCCGGTACTGATTGCGCAGCAATTGCAGGAAGTGCGCACCACCGATGAGACTGCTCCCCTGCACTTGTTGGCGCTGGTCGATGGCGCCTTTGATGAAGCATTGTTTACCGAGCGTTATCGGAACCGCCTGCCGCGCCAATCGCTGTATGCACACACCGCGCTGCAAAGCTTCGGCAATGCATCACCGCATGTGCTGGCAGCGCCTGCGGGCGACGAGGCACAGGCGGCCTGGCTGCAACGTTTGTTTGAGATATGCGCAGGCAAGCCTATGCTCAGCATTATCGCCAGCAGACTCGATGTCGCGGCATTCGCGCAACACCTGCGCCCCTACCTGATCGCCATCACGCCGGACACCGTCGAATGGCCGGTGCGTTGGGGCGATACGCGCATCTTGCCGGCGCTGCTGGCGGCATTGACGCAAGCCCAGCACAGCCATTTGCTCAGTCCGGTCTATCGCTGGTGGTCGGTACGGCGCGATGGCGGTTTGATCAGTTGGCAAGGAGCGGGAGACATCCAGCCGACCGATGCCGGTTTTGACAAGCTGCCGTTGAGCGACTCGGCTTTTGCAGCCTTGGTCGACGCAGCGGAAGCCGATGCCGTACTCGCCAATCTACACGACACGCAACCGGATTTGTTTCATTCCAGCAGCCCTGCCGAATGCCATGCCCGGGTAGCGCGTCACCTGACCCTGGCCAGCGCCAGCGGCATCGAAGCGGCCGGACCACGCCAGCATTTCAGCGCACTCGCCTTGATGCTGGCCGATGATTTTAGCGCTCATCCAGCGATGGCGAACCTGCTGCGGCGCACTCGGCAAGGTGCAAATTATCTGACGGAAATCGATACGCTGCCGGAAGATTTTTGGCAAGCCAGAACGACTGTATCATCAATTTAA
- a CDS encoding DUF3304 domain-containing protein: protein MKWFFIVLISFLMSACAARQQKESTMAPASVGIVNHTGNYIHSASVNGAGGANMARWGAGGADVCCTSIPKVWYPGMKVLVRWNMPEGHTDIFKEKIVEVEKYDEAGDIYMHFFPNDEVRVVVSNARGASSAHPIIHYGKPETISSGK from the coding sequence ATGAAATGGTTTTTTATTGTTCTTATTTCATTTTTAATGAGTGCTTGTGCTGCTCGGCAGCAAAAGGAATCGACGATGGCTCCAGCTTCCGTAGGCATAGTAAATCATACCGGAAATTATATTCATAGCGCATCGGTAAATGGTGCCGGGGGAGCAAATATGGCGAGGTGGGGGGCAGGAGGGGCTGATGTTTGCTGTACCTCAATCCCAAAAGTCTGGTATCCCGGCATGAAAGTGTTGGTTAGATGGAATATGCCCGAGGGGCATACAGATATATTTAAGGAAAAAATTGTTGAAGTTGAAAAATACGATGAAGCTGGTGATATTTACATGCATTTCTTTCCTAATGATGAGGTACGTGTAGTGGTTTCCAATGCCAGAGGTGCAAGTTCGGCACATCCGATTATTCATTATGGAAAACCGGAAACCATTTCTTCAGGAAAATGA
- a CDS encoding DUF3304 domain-containing protein: MIAASINGYNHTENIAIGIFSVNGGMGANVNPQSGGGKETCCVMIPKKWRAGLKAEIEWSYDTEQNDPNPPLPSQKIIIDIPEYRKPGRIQVHFYDNHRIKLVVSDCSITHPFYPMSEKDKFPWISYDKEEEIKAMKRDGRKNQC, from the coding sequence ATGATTGCCGCTAGTATCAATGGCTACAATCATACTGAAAATATTGCTATTGGAATTTTTTCTGTCAATGGCGGTATGGGGGCAAATGTCAACCCTCAAAGTGGTGGAGGTAAGGAAACCTGCTGTGTCATGATACCTAAAAAATGGAGGGCCGGATTAAAGGCGGAAATAGAGTGGTCATATGACACTGAGCAAAATGATCCTAATCCTCCTTTGCCATCTCAAAAAATTATAATTGATATTCCTGAATATAGAAAGCCAGGGAGAATTCAAGTTCATTTTTATGATAATCATCGTATAAAGTTGGTTGTCTCTGATTGTTCTATAACTCATCCATTTTACCCTATGAGTGAAAAAGATAAATTTCCTTGGATTTCATATGACAAGGAAGAAGAGATAAAAGCAATGAAGCGAGATGGAAGAAAGAATCAATGTTGA
- a CDS encoding DUF3304 domain-containing protein, whose product MPAAINGYNHSSTLIIEGFSVNNGMGMNLYPENGGGGETCCVMIPKQWRPGLKANIEWSYDTRQDDPNPPPPPQKIEIDIPEYKKPGRIQVHFYDDYHVKLVISDCSITHPFYPMSEKDKFPWISYCKEEELKAMKRDGRKNEC is encoded by the coding sequence ATACCTGCTGCTATCAATGGATATAATCATAGTTCCACATTAATAATAGAAGGTTTTTCTGTTAATAATGGAATGGGAATGAATCTATATCCGGAAAATGGTGGTGGCGGAGAAACCTGTTGTGTGATGATTCCAAAACAATGGAGGCCTGGTTTAAAAGCCAATATAGAATGGTCATATGATACGAGACAAGATGATCCAAATCCACCACCACCTCCACAGAAAATTGAAATTGATATTCCTGAGTATAAAAAGCCGGGCAGAATCCAGGTTCATTTTTATGATGATTATCATGTGAAGTTGGTTATTTCTGATTGCTCTATTACTCATCCATTTTATCCTATGAGTGAAAAGGATAAATTCCCTTGGATATCATATTGCAAAGAAGAAGAGTTGAAAGCTATGAAGAGGGATGGGAGAAAAAATGAATGCTGA
- a CDS encoding T6SS phospholipase effector Tle1-like catalytic domain-containing protein: MIAMISKTPISAPFPVDNFLLPSIKEQSKISMITCDKSSDTKCSIPIRVGLFFDGTNNNLERDRDGKRIGVPDSKTKIPVFIKNKPLKLEEYSHSNVARLFFAFAQNKEGSGYFRNYMAGVGTPFPEIGELTESDDGKAFAKGGQPRIIWALLQVLNAIHLTADGLKTPLYKPEEIGKYAQDYDEEVGKSDGDVYGNRQQITHVSWFAKHIAKLEKARETRPKPLIPSVTLDVFGFSRGAAQAVAFCHLFNDLLVENKLAGIPATINFLGLFDTVATVGVSASVARTLPVPDGFADGHFSWAKRILDPLPACVNKGLHCIAAHEQRMNFPVTGLATGNKIIEMYFPGVHSDVGGGYAPGEQGKGRGAQAAMLSQIPLAYMYKAARLQGVPLQPFSELETRLQDEFQVDLNLASAWNAYTKALDDEGGLLLKHMELYLRWRAARMESLEQIASFKAADPQAQQDLQDSNRMLAGDVRAMKFRSKLNSMSKDMNSLPFSQADAVNISQWQYLRAQKSVPLNKWEQWALSAYNTAEALPDDVMRFFDDYVHDSLAGFYLAGEVTEYDKRAKASKVMKENPGTLKGFDKKVFDITSKAQVAQKKKERGEILNQEEENLANEAEYGTPYPIMTDTDSADLRNAMILTQTSTRREGGGYFMRRGYYPHEGFLFFRRSKYENQLQRTPRVPKTSKADKKDSPVFDMVWSEDMATDLRIADARQFNGYGANLAIV; this comes from the coding sequence ATGATTGCGATGATTTCCAAAACTCCCATATCTGCACCATTTCCTGTTGATAATTTTTTACTGCCATCGATTAAAGAACAGTCAAAAATATCCATGATTACATGCGATAAATCATCAGACACAAAATGCAGTATTCCTATTAGAGTCGGCCTGTTCTTTGATGGTACAAATAATAATTTGGAACGTGACAGAGATGGCAAAAGAATCGGCGTGCCAGATTCAAAAACAAAAATTCCTGTTTTTATAAAAAACAAACCATTAAAGCTTGAAGAATACAGTCATAGTAACGTTGCAAGACTTTTTTTTGCATTTGCTCAAAACAAGGAAGGAAGTGGTTATTTTCGCAACTATATGGCTGGTGTCGGCACACCTTTTCCAGAAATTGGAGAGTTGACCGAATCTGATGATGGCAAGGCTTTTGCCAAAGGCGGGCAACCTCGAATTATCTGGGCGCTACTACAAGTGTTGAATGCCATTCACCTGACTGCGGATGGATTGAAGACTCCGCTTTACAAACCAGAAGAAATTGGTAAATATGCACAAGATTATGATGAAGAGGTTGGAAAGAGTGATGGCGATGTTTATGGTAACCGGCAACAAATTACCCATGTCTCATGGTTTGCCAAACATATAGCCAAGCTTGAAAAAGCGCGTGAAACACGTCCCAAGCCTTTGATCCCTTCAGTGACATTAGATGTATTTGGTTTTTCGCGCGGCGCCGCCCAAGCTGTAGCTTTTTGCCACTTATTCAATGATCTGCTGGTTGAGAATAAGTTGGCGGGAATTCCTGCAACTATAAATTTTCTGGGCTTATTCGACACGGTTGCCACCGTCGGCGTATCCGCTTCAGTAGCTCGCACCTTGCCAGTGCCTGATGGTTTCGCCGATGGTCATTTTTCTTGGGCCAAAAGAATACTCGACCCTCTGCCTGCCTGCGTCAACAAAGGTTTGCATTGTATAGCCGCACATGAACAGCGCATGAATTTTCCTGTGACCGGTTTAGCGACGGGAAACAAAATAATAGAAATGTATTTTCCGGGAGTCCACTCCGATGTGGGCGGTGGATACGCCCCTGGTGAGCAAGGAAAAGGACGAGGCGCCCAAGCCGCGATGCTTTCGCAAATCCCATTGGCATATATGTATAAGGCTGCGAGGCTCCAAGGAGTTCCCTTGCAGCCATTCAGCGAATTGGAAACACGTTTGCAAGATGAATTTCAGGTTGACTTAAACTTGGCTTCGGCATGGAATGCCTATACAAAAGCGCTTGACGATGAGGGTGGATTGCTGCTGAAACATATGGAGCTTTACCTTCGTTGGCGTGCCGCCCGCATGGAGTCACTTGAACAAATCGCCAGCTTCAAGGCTGCCGATCCGCAGGCTCAACAGGATTTGCAAGATTCCAATCGTATGCTGGCCGGCGATGTTCGAGCGATGAAATTTAGAAGCAAGTTAAATTCGATGAGTAAAGATATGAATAGCTTGCCTTTTTCGCAAGCCGATGCTGTAAATATTAGTCAATGGCAATATCTTAGGGCACAAAAATCAGTTCCTTTAAATAAATGGGAACAATGGGCTCTTTCAGCCTATAACACCGCCGAAGCATTGCCTGATGATGTCATGCGATTCTTTGATGACTACGTACATGATTCATTGGCAGGCTTTTATTTGGCTGGAGAAGTAACTGAATATGATAAACGCGCCAAGGCAAGCAAAGTCATGAAGGAAAATCCCGGTACTCTTAAAGGTTTTGATAAGAAGGTGTTTGATATAACAAGTAAAGCACAGGTGGCACAGAAAAAGAAAGAACGTGGCGAAATATTAAATCAAGAAGAGGAAAATCTGGCCAATGAAGCCGAATACGGCACTCCGTATCCGATCATGACCGATACTGACAGTGCCGATTTGCGAAACGCAATGATCTTGACACAAACTTCCACCAGACGTGAAGGCGGAGGATATTTCATGCGACGCGGTTATTACCCTCATGAGGGATTTCTATTTTTTCGTAGAAGTAAGTATGAAAATCAATTGCAGCGCACTCCCCGCGTGCCTAAAACAAGTAAAGCGGACAAAAAAGATTCACCGGTATTTGATATGGTGTGGAGCGAGGACATGGCGACCGATTTGCGTATCGCGGATGCCCGGCAATTCAATGGCTACGGTGCGAACTTGGCAATTGTGTAA
- a CDS encoding energy transducer TonB produces the protein MNKRFVSVIAAVLFSGVSATAFAVEVPASFDAKNCKADYPKASLVNEEQGAVSMAFLVSAEGSVIESKIEKTSGFRNLDKAAVKAISACKFKPGTKDGSVAQTWTKVDYVWKL, from the coding sequence ATGAATAAGCGTTTTGTCAGTGTTATTGCAGCGGTACTGTTCTCCGGCGTGAGCGCCACCGCCTTCGCCGTTGAAGTTCCGGCATCGTTCGATGCAAAAAATTGCAAGGCTGATTATCCGAAAGCCTCCTTGGTCAATGAAGAGCAGGGCGCCGTCTCGATGGCGTTCCTGGTGTCGGCCGAGGGTAGCGTCATCGAATCGAAAATTGAAAAAACCAGCGGCTTCAGGAATCTGGACAAGGCTGCCGTTAAAGCCATCAGCGCCTGCAAGTTCAAGCCTGGCACCAAGGATGGCAGCGTGGCCCAGACCTGGACCAAGGTCGACTACGTCTGGAAGCTGTAA
- a CDS encoding TonB-dependent receptor family protein — MHQTLQHPQFPLRRLPYAIALALLALPGVTLAQQADTGGAEAAVMDTVQVSGNWLGTGLQNSIKNFPGSRTVVQKDAIESSGAASISDVMRRIPGVQISDNSGSSGSAVSLNIGVRGLAGRYSPRSTVLLDGIPLAVAPYGQPQLSFAPVSLNNIESVDVVRGGGAVRYGPQNVGGIINFKSRSIPTTSGLQGDATVRYNSYSEVGHNTQYSAFVGNQLDNGVGFAVLYSGLDGSDWRVGSNEKVNDFALKLRYDLSPTSEIYGKLSYYDVTSYTPGGLTVAQYKADPFQNTRKTDFWSGNRSAADIGYLNTISANQEFEIRAYYNKSERQSTLVNTAFTGLGHQPRNYQVLGIEPRYTQRFSIGGVTQDVTAGYRYLRERADETVYNTVIASGVNQAPTAFANNSTDAHAFYIDDKIAVGAWRITPGIRYEHIETTRINHVPTDQEIELTNNKPLPSLNIAYLLTNDLTVFGNYSTSFGAVQNTQLNTQSANNPLSPELAKTMEAGARWKSSGFSAEATLFNIKFDNQIQSVGSGLNLTFENIGATHHRGLETAFDYKFDKSGPLAGLNAFANYSYTHATLESGANAGNDVAFYSRNTDTIGARYEIGSWALNLSTVHQSSQFADDANTVAESADGKLGTIPGYRTWNAQVSWKVPHQKGVEVLAGVNNLADTRFFTRTSDNNLGKMVGAPRMVYLQGRWVF, encoded by the coding sequence ATGCACCAGACTTTGCAACATCCGCAATTCCCCCTGCGCCGCTTGCCATATGCTATCGCCCTCGCCTTGCTGGCCTTGCCGGGCGTCACGCTGGCGCAACAAGCCGATACCGGTGGCGCCGAGGCCGCCGTGATGGACACGGTGCAAGTGAGCGGAAACTGGCTGGGCACAGGGTTGCAGAACAGCATCAAGAATTTCCCAGGCTCTCGTACCGTGGTGCAAAAGGATGCGATTGAAAGTTCCGGCGCCGCCAGCATCAGCGACGTGATGCGCCGCATCCCGGGCGTACAGATCAGCGACAACTCGGGTAGCTCGGGCAGCGCGGTGTCCCTCAATATCGGCGTGCGCGGCCTGGCCGGACGTTATTCGCCGCGCAGCACCGTGCTGCTCGACGGCATCCCGCTGGCGGTCGCGCCTTACGGCCAGCCACAATTGTCGTTCGCGCCTGTCAGCCTGAACAATATCGAATCGGTCGATGTGGTGCGCGGCGGCGGCGCGGTGCGCTACGGCCCGCAAAACGTCGGCGGCATCATCAATTTCAAGTCCCGCTCCATCCCGACCACCAGCGGCCTGCAGGGCGATGCGACGGTGCGCTACAACAGCTATAGCGAAGTGGGCCACAACACCCAATACAGCGCCTTCGTCGGCAACCAGCTCGACAATGGCGTGGGCTTTGCCGTGCTGTACTCGGGTCTCGATGGCAGCGACTGGCGCGTCGGCAGCAATGAAAAGGTCAACGATTTCGCGCTGAAGCTGCGCTACGACCTGAGCCCGACCTCCGAAATCTACGGCAAGCTGTCGTATTACGACGTCACCTCGTACACCCCTGGCGGTTTGACGGTGGCGCAATACAAGGCCGATCCTTTCCAGAACACCCGCAAGACCGATTTCTGGAGCGGCAACCGCAGCGCCGCCGACATCGGCTACCTGAATACCATTTCGGCCAACCAGGAATTCGAAATCCGCGCGTATTACAACAAGAGCGAACGTCAAAGCACGCTGGTCAATACGGCTTTCACCGGCCTGGGCCATCAGCCGCGCAATTACCAGGTGCTCGGTATCGAACCGCGTTATACGCAGCGCTTCAGCATCGGCGGCGTCACCCAGGATGTCACGGCCGGCTACCGCTACCTGCGCGAGCGCGCCGATGAAACCGTGTACAACACGGTGATCGCCAGCGGCGTCAACCAGGCGCCGACCGCTTTTGCGAATAATTCGACCGACGCGCATGCTTTTTACATCGATGACAAGATCGCCGTCGGCGCATGGCGCATCACGCCGGGCATACGTTACGAACACATCGAGACGACCCGCATCAACCACGTCCCGACCGATCAGGAAATCGAGTTAACCAACAACAAGCCTTTGCCGTCGTTGAATATCGCTTACTTGCTGACCAATGACTTGACGGTGTTCGGCAACTACAGCACCTCGTTTGGCGCGGTGCAAAACACGCAATTGAATACGCAATCGGCCAACAATCCGTTGAGCCCGGAACTGGCCAAGACGATGGAAGCCGGCGCACGCTGGAAAAGCAGCGGTTTTTCGGCGGAAGCGACACTGTTTAATATCAAGTTCGACAACCAGATCCAATCGGTCGGCAGCGGCCTGAACCTGACGTTTGAAAATATCGGCGCGACCCATCACCGCGGCCTGGAAACGGCGTTCGACTACAAGTTCGACAAATCCGGACCGCTGGCCGGCTTGAACGCCTTTGCCAATTATTCCTATACCCATGCGACGCTGGAGTCCGGCGCGAATGCCGGCAACGATGTGGCCTTTTATTCACGCAATACCGATACCATCGGCGCACGTTATGAAATCGGCTCCTGGGCCTTGAATCTGTCGACCGTCCATCAAAGCAGCCAGTTTGCCGACGATGCCAACACGGTGGCCGAATCGGCCGACGGCAAGCTGGGCACCATTCCAGGCTACCGTACCTGGAATGCGCAAGTGAGCTGGAAAGTACCGCATCAAAAAGGCGTTGAAGTCCTGGCAGGCGTCAACAACCTGGCCGACACGCGCTTTTTCACGCGCACCTCGGATAACAACCTGGGCAAGATGGTCGGCGCGCCGCGCATGGTGTATCTCCAGGGCCGCTGGGTTTTCTAA
- the folE gene encoding GTP cyclohydrolase I FolE — translation MPESLSFPAAASGRASREEALAAVKTLISWAGDDPGREGLIDTPDRVVRAYREFFAGYEADAARELSATFEESDGYDEMVIVRDVRFASHCEHHMVPIIGRAHIAYLPRERVVGISKLARVVDVFAKRLQIQEKLTAQIADTIHDTLQARGVAVVIEAAHMCMTTRGVSKPGAVTVTSKMLGQFRSDRALRQDFQAMIANSLGGSFE, via the coding sequence ATGCCTGAATCCCTCTCATTTCCTGCCGCCGCTTCCGGCCGCGCCAGCCGCGAAGAAGCGTTGGCCGCTGTCAAAACCCTGATCAGCTGGGCTGGCGACGATCCCGGCCGCGAAGGCTTGATCGATACGCCGGACCGGGTAGTGCGCGCCTACCGCGAATTTTTTGCCGGTTACGAGGCCGACGCCGCCCGCGAACTGAGCGCCACCTTTGAAGAGTCCGACGGCTACGACGAGATGGTGATCGTGCGCGACGTGCGCTTCGCATCGCATTGCGAGCACCATATGGTGCCCATCATCGGCCGTGCCCACATTGCCTATTTGCCGCGCGAGAGGGTGGTCGGCATCAGCAAGCTGGCGCGGGTGGTCGACGTATTTGCCAAGCGTTTGCAAATCCAGGAAAAACTGACTGCCCAGATCGCCGACACCATCCACGACACCTTGCAGGCGCGCGGCGTGGCGGTGGTGATCGAGGCGGCGCATATGTGCATGACCACGCGCGGCGTCAGCAAGCCGGGCGCGGTGACGGTGACGTCGAAGATGCTGGGCCAGTTCCGCAGCGACCGTGCACTGCGCCAGGACTTCCAGGCGATGATCGCCAATTCGCTGGGCGGGAGTTTCGAATAA